Proteins from a genomic interval of Youhaiella tibetensis:
- a CDS encoding NAD-dependent epimerase/dehydratase family protein, with protein MARIVVLGGDGFCGWPTALKLSAEGHQVAIIDNLSRRRIDAELGVESLTPIADMPGRIAAWKRVSGRTLSFANIDIAHDYDGLRAYLADFAPQTVVHFAEQRAAPYSMRDAAHKRYTVDNNINGTHNLLAALVELDLDAHLVHLGTMGVYGYDGDGLELPEGYLDVSVAGPNGTRYPRSILYPTQPGSVYHLTKSLDQLLFQFYARNDGLRITDLHQGIVWGTQTEETRLDPALINRFDYDGDYGTVLNRFLMQAVVGHPLTVHGTGGQTRAFINIQDTVRCVSLAVANPPARGERVHILNQVAETHRVSDLAELVAETTGAEVAFVDNPRKEAAENTLRVSNQTFRSLGLEPILLRDALLAETLEIADRYKDRYDVRAIPATALWTRNTRPGTLKSRKDAA; from the coding sequence ATGGCACGTATTGTTGTTCTGGGTGGTGATGGTTTTTGCGGTTGGCCGACGGCGCTCAAGCTTTCGGCCGAAGGCCATCAGGTCGCGATCATCGACAATCTTTCGCGCCGGCGCATCGACGCCGAGCTGGGCGTCGAAAGCCTGACCCCGATCGCCGACATGCCCGGGCGCATCGCCGCCTGGAAGCGCGTGTCGGGCAGGACGCTGTCCTTCGCCAATATCGACATCGCCCACGACTATGACGGCCTGCGCGCCTACCTGGCCGACTTCGCCCCGCAAACCGTCGTGCACTTCGCCGAACAGCGCGCGGCGCCCTATTCCATGCGCGACGCCGCCCACAAGCGCTACACGGTCGACAACAACATCAACGGCACCCACAATCTGCTGGCTGCCCTGGTCGAGCTCGACCTCGACGCCCACCTTGTCCACCTCGGGACCATGGGCGTCTACGGCTATGATGGGGATGGGCTCGAACTGCCCGAGGGCTATCTCGACGTTTCGGTCGCCGGGCCGAACGGGACGCGATATCCGCGCTCGATCCTCTACCCCACTCAGCCGGGTAGCGTTTATCACCTGACCAAGTCGCTCGACCAGTTGCTGTTCCAGTTCTACGCGCGCAACGACGGCCTGCGCATCACGGATCTGCACCAGGGTATCGTCTGGGGCACACAGACCGAGGAAACCCGGCTCGATCCGGCCCTCATCAATCGCTTCGACTATGACGGCGACTACGGCACCGTGCTCAACCGCTTCCTGATGCAGGCCGTGGTCGGGCATCCCCTGACCGTCCATGGCACCGGCGGCCAGACCCGGGCCTTCATCAACATCCAGGATACCGTGCGCTGCGTGTCGCTGGCCGTGGCCAACCCGCCCGCACGTGGCGAGCGCGTGCACATCCTCAACCAGGTGGCCGAGACGCACCGGGTTTCCGATCTCGCTGAACTCGTGGCCGAAACCACAGGCGCCGAAGTGGCCTTCGTAGACAACCCGCGCAAGGAAGCGGCCGAGAATACCCTGCGCGTCTCCAACCAGACCTTCCGTTCGCTTGGCCTCGAGCCGATTCTCCTGCGCGACGCGCTTCTGGCCGAAACGCTCGAGATCGCCGACCGCTACAAGGATCGCTATGACGTGCGCGCCATTCCGGCCACGGCCCTCTGGACCAGGAACACCCGCCCGGGCACCCTCAAGAGCCGCAAGGATGCTGCGTGA
- a CDS encoding PIG-L deacetylase family protein — MKVLALGAHPDDIEIYMFGTLCAYAARGDELAFAIATDGSKGGKGDPGALSRLRKQEASDAAALIGVTPQFLDFPDGELVPDRELVMALKALFARERPELVITHAPNDYHGDHRALSEAARLASSFSVPVLHADNLRGVAFEPTYYIDVSAHFETKLAAIRCHDSQSPERFVEACRQLNGFRGQQANQANATVYAEAFRFEPAFPFVDIRDLLPPAPPVRAVVNRAET, encoded by the coding sequence ATGAAGGTATTGGCGCTTGGCGCGCATCCTGACGACATCGAAATCTACATGTTCGGCACCCTGTGCGCCTATGCAGCGCGCGGGGACGAATTGGCATTTGCCATCGCCACTGACGGCAGCAAGGGCGGTAAGGGCGATCCGGGTGCCCTGAGCCGCCTGCGCAAGCAGGAAGCGAGCGATGCCGCCGCGCTGATCGGTGTCACGCCGCAATTCCTCGATTTTCCGGACGGAGAGCTGGTGCCCGACCGCGAATTGGTGATGGCGCTCAAGGCGCTGTTCGCCCGCGAGCGTCCGGAACTCGTCATCACCCATGCGCCCAACGACTACCACGGCGACCATCGTGCGCTCAGCGAAGCGGCACGGCTTGCGTCCTCGTTCTCCGTGCCCGTCCTGCATGCTGACAATCTGCGCGGCGTTGCGTTCGAGCCAACTTACTACATCGACGTCTCGGCGCATTTCGAGACCAAGCTCGCCGCGATCCGCTGCCACGACTCGCAATCGCCGGAGCGTTTCGTCGAGGCGTGCCGCCAGCTCAACGGCTTTCGCGGCCAGCAGGCCAACCAGGCGAACGCCACGGTTTACGCCGAAGCCTTCCGCTTCGAGCCGGCCTTTCCGTTCGTGGACATCCGCGACTTGCTGCCCCCTGCCCCTCCGGTTCGAGCTGTCGTCAACCGAGCCGAAACCTGA
- a CDS encoding MGH1-like glycoside hydrolase domain-containing protein, with protein sequence MTSLDPAKVYDHALEVLKENDRGTYTVPTKGLYPFQWNWDSCLTALGQSHYDEGRAWTEIETLFAHQWPDGMVPHIVFHVYSDGYFPGPDVWGTNRPTATSGITQPPVAGFAIRRLYDRAKDKAAAAERARGLLAKVDAWHEWFYANRDPRSEGLVAILHPWESGRDNSIDWDEAFERVPTEGVAPYTRRDTQHADPAHRPTKAQYDRYLWLVEHFRALGWDNSRLHDASPFQVVDPGFNAILIRSCTDLADLADALGEPAIAAANRARAAKGLAALGSLWSAAHSQYVCQDRTTGMLIDSASIGGLLAVFAAIPAEQARGIARTIERQAGLVKYIVPSHDPADTRFEAKRYWRGPAWLVMNYMIADGLKAAGETEIAARIVESSLELIARSGFAEYYDPLTGEPCGGGRFTWTAAMVIEFVEQGRR encoded by the coding sequence ATGACTTCCCTTGATCCCGCCAAGGTCTACGACCACGCCCTCGAAGTTCTCAAGGAGAACGATCGGGGCACCTATACCGTGCCCACCAAGGGCCTCTACCCGTTCCAGTGGAACTGGGACTCGTGCCTTACCGCGCTTGGGCAGAGCCATTACGACGAGGGGCGGGCTTGGACGGAGATCGAGACGCTCTTCGCCCATCAATGGCCTGACGGCATGGTCCCGCACATCGTTTTCCACGTCTATTCGGACGGCTATTTCCCCGGGCCGGACGTCTGGGGGACGAACCGGCCGACCGCGACATCGGGCATTACCCAGCCGCCTGTCGCCGGCTTTGCGATCCGCCGCCTCTATGATCGGGCGAAGGACAAGGCAGCGGCGGCCGAGCGCGCCCGTGGGCTCCTGGCCAAGGTCGATGCGTGGCACGAATGGTTCTATGCCAACCGCGACCCAAGGAGCGAAGGCCTGGTGGCCATTCTCCACCCATGGGAGTCCGGACGCGACAATTCCATCGATTGGGATGAAGCCTTCGAGCGCGTGCCGACAGAGGGCGTCGCGCCCTATACCCGGCGCGATACCCAGCACGCCGATCCTGCCCACCGCCCGACCAAGGCGCAGTACGACCGCTATCTGTGGCTCGTTGAGCATTTCCGTGCGCTGGGGTGGGATAATTCTCGTCTCCATGACGCCTCTCCCTTCCAGGTCGTCGATCCCGGGTTCAACGCTATCCTGATCCGGTCCTGTACCGATCTGGCCGATCTCGCCGATGCCCTGGGGGAGCCAGCGATCGCTGCCGCCAACCGGGCGCGCGCTGCAAAGGGGCTTGCGGCGCTCGGGAGCCTTTGGAGCGCTGCTCATAGCCAGTATGTGTGCCAGGACCGCACCACCGGAATGCTCATCGACAGCGCTTCGATCGGCGGGCTGCTGGCGGTGTTCGCGGCCATCCCCGCCGAGCAGGCGCGCGGAATAGCGCGCACCATTGAGCGGCAGGCCGGGCTCGTGAAATACATCGTGCCCTCCCACGACCCGGCGGACACCCGGTTCGAAGCCAAGCGTTACTGGCGCGGTCCGGCCTGGCTGGTGATGAACTACATGATCGCCGATGGCCTGAAAGCCGCCGGAGAGACCGAGATCGCCGCGCGGATCGTCGAATCGAGTCTTGAACTGATTGCCCGCTCCGGCTTTGCGGAATACTACGATCCCTTGACGGGCGAGCCGTGCGGGGGTGGACGTTTCACCTGGACCGCGGCAATGGTCATCGAGTTCGTGGAACAAGGGCGGCGATGA
- a CDS encoding ABC transporter ATP-binding protein, giving the protein MAEIVIKNVAKSFGSFKALHAIDLTITDQEFMVLLGASGCGKTTLLRIIAGLETPSQGEVWIGGRRVDHLPPRERGISMVFQNYAVFPHLTVYENIAFGLRMKKLPQAEVDKRVKRTAELMHIEQLLKRYSGQLSGGQRQRVAVARALAMEPDVILMDEPLSNLDALLRLEMRAELKGVLAESKTTTIYVTHDQVEAMSLADRISVMNGGRIVQAASPVEVYRNPAARFVGSFIGNPPMNFITARRLGDGRWQAADLTLDGPAVQQDKLEFAIRPEDVNVAEGGLKAVARVVEPLGAHTLVTCEVGGGLFRAVLDSDMRVAPGDELSLVPKPDRIRWFDPQSELAV; this is encoded by the coding sequence ATGGCCGAAATCGTCATCAAGAACGTCGCCAAGAGTTTTGGAAGCTTCAAGGCGCTCCACGCCATCGACCTCACCATCACCGACCAGGAATTCATGGTCCTGCTGGGAGCTTCCGGCTGCGGCAAGACCACGCTGCTGCGCATCATTGCCGGGCTCGAGACGCCGAGCCAGGGCGAGGTGTGGATCGGCGGTCGCCGTGTCGACCATCTGCCGCCACGCGAGCGGGGCATCTCCATGGTCTTCCAGAACTATGCGGTGTTCCCGCACCTGACGGTCTACGAGAACATCGCCTTCGGCCTGCGCATGAAGAAGCTGCCGCAGGCGGAGGTCGATAAGCGCGTCAAGCGCACCGCCGAACTCATGCATATCGAGCAGTTACTCAAGCGCTATTCGGGCCAGCTCTCGGGCGGGCAGCGGCAGCGCGTGGCGGTGGCACGCGCCCTGGCGATGGAGCCGGACGTCATTCTCATGGATGAGCCGCTCTCCAACCTCGATGCCCTGCTCCGGCTCGAAATGCGCGCCGAACTCAAGGGCGTTCTGGCCGAGAGCAAGACCACCACCATCTACGTGACCCACGACCAGGTCGAGGCCATGAGCCTTGCCGACCGCATTTCGGTGATGAACGGCGGGCGGATCGTGCAGGCTGCGAGCCCGGTCGAGGTTTACCGCAATCCGGCCGCGCGCTTCGTGGGAAGCTTCATAGGCAATCCCCCGATGAACTTCATCACCGCGCGCCGCCTTGGCGACGGACGCTGGCAGGCCGCGGACCTTACGCTCGATGGGCCGGCTGTCCAGCAGGACAAGCTCGAATTCGCCATTCGTCCGGAGGACGTGAACGTGGCCGAAGGCGGTCTCAAGGCCGTGGCGCGAGTGGTAGAGCCGCTCGGCGCACATACGCTTGTCACCTGCGAAGTCGGCGGCGGTCTCTTCAGGGCCGTGCTCGATTCCGACATGCGCGTCGCGCCGGGGGACGAACTCAGCCTGGTCCCCAAGCCTGACCGCATCCGCTGGTTCGACCCGCAATCCGAACTTGCCGTCTAG
- a CDS encoding carbohydrate ABC transporter permease — MTDVASNDQPQAVAEVSRAGRFVFVAGTVLMCAWVLVPIYLLLVNALSSPAQVTGFPKTGLPGFDFGSLQFFIGFSGVAKALWNSVLVAVLTMVFAIGIGAPAGYALSRFDFPGKSAFRLLVLMTRAFPLPLLALPIAVMFIQVGLDDTPIGLALVHTTLAIPFAVLITFSIFSGIPVELEEAAWTLGCNRAQAFQRVVLPLVLPGIAASAIFAFTISWNEVFAASVLTVQNRTLTAFLLQSLNVSPLHLKFAGGAALVVPALLFIFAVRKYLFAMWGIANR; from the coding sequence ATGACCGACGTCGCCAGCAACGACCAGCCCCAGGCGGTCGCCGAAGTCAGCCGCGCCGGCCGCTTCGTCTTCGTGGCGGGCACGGTCCTTATGTGTGCCTGGGTGCTCGTGCCGATCTACCTGCTTCTCGTCAACGCACTGTCCTCGCCAGCCCAGGTGACAGGCTTCCCCAAGACCGGGTTGCCAGGGTTCGATTTCGGCTCGCTGCAGTTCTTCATCGGCTTTTCGGGCGTCGCCAAGGCCCTTTGGAACTCGGTGCTGGTGGCCGTCCTTACCATGGTCTTCGCCATCGGCATCGGCGCGCCGGCAGGTTATGCGCTGTCGCGCTTCGATTTCCCCGGCAAGAGCGCCTTTCGCCTGCTCGTACTCATGACGCGCGCATTCCCGCTGCCGTTGCTGGCCCTGCCCATCGCGGTCATGTTCATCCAGGTCGGACTGGACGACACGCCCATCGGGCTTGCGCTCGTGCATACGACGCTCGCCATCCCCTTTGCGGTGCTCATCACCTTCTCCATCTTTTCGGGCATCCCCGTGGAGTTGGAGGAAGCCGCCTGGACCCTTGGCTGCAACCGGGCGCAGGCGTTTCAGCGGGTTGTGCTGCCGCTGGTGCTTCCGGGCATCGCGGCTTCGGCTATCTTCGCCTTCACCATCTCCTGGAACGAGGTCTTCGCCGCCTCCGTGCTCACTGTGCAGAACCGCACGCTGACGGCATTCCTGCTCCAGAGCCTCAACGTCTCGCCCCTGCACCTCAAATTCGCCGGCGGCGCCGCCCTCGTCGTGCCGGCGCTGCTCTTCATCTTCGCCGTTCGCAAATACCTGTTTGCGATGTGGGGCATCGCGAACCGCTAA
- a CDS encoding carbohydrate ABC transporter permease, whose translation MPQRALPYLLLLPATLFLLVFFLYPFVQIAVLAFSDGQSFTLEHFQTMVGHWKFPATFWNTILLAAIVVPIQLVMALAMASVVMRLKTGRNTILYIFTIPLGLSDLAAGIIWLAIFEQSGFLNSLLVSLGIVDKPILFLGYQNIWVIFIAVVLAEVWRATAIVMVILVSGMGLIPKEYYEAAEVFGASPWQRFRKVTLPMLRPSLQTALILRTIAAFEVFAVVVALGGTTLPVLVGETYNWQFNLRDPNVAAAYALVILAISIAATLVYLRVLRVPKGATI comes from the coding sequence ATGCCGCAACGGGCCTTGCCTTACCTGCTGCTATTGCCGGCGACGTTGTTCCTGCTGGTGTTCTTCCTCTATCCGTTCGTCCAGATCGCCGTCCTGGCTTTCTCGGACGGGCAATCGTTCACGCTCGAACACTTCCAGACCATGGTCGGGCATTGGAAGTTTCCCGCCACGTTCTGGAACACCATCCTCCTCGCCGCGATCGTGGTGCCGATCCAGTTGGTGATGGCGCTTGCCATGGCCTCGGTGGTGATGCGCCTCAAGACCGGCCGCAACACCATCCTCTACATCTTCACTATTCCGCTCGGGCTGTCCGACCTGGCGGCGGGCATCATCTGGCTGGCCATTTTCGAGCAATCGGGCTTCCTCAACTCGCTGCTCGTGAGCCTGGGGATCGTGGACAAACCCATCCTCTTCCTTGGCTATCAGAACATCTGGGTGATCTTCATCGCCGTGGTCCTCGCCGAGGTCTGGCGGGCGACCGCCATCGTCATGGTCATCCTCGTTTCGGGCATGGGCCTCATTCCCAAGGAATATTACGAAGCGGCTGAGGTTTTCGGCGCAAGCCCCTGGCAGCGCTTCCGAAAAGTGACCCTGCCAATGCTGCGGCCAAGCCTGCAGACCGCCCTCATCCTGAGGACGATAGCGGCCTTTGAGGTCTTCGCAGTGGTGGTCGCCCTGGGCGGGACCACGCTGCCGGTCCTGGTGGGTGAAACCTACAACTGGCAGTTCAACCTGCGCGACCCGAACGTGGCAGCGGCCTACGCCCTCGTCATCCTGGCGATCTCGATCGCAGCGACGCTGGTTTACCTCAGGGTGCTCCGGGTGCCGAAAGGAGCAACGATATGA